One Paenibacillus riograndensis SBR5 DNA segment encodes these proteins:
- a CDS encoding stalk domain-containing protein: MKKWTLFCITLLGVSLVSGTAASADTDTTSASSIKSFGTDWLTKTDGSFWIWDYNQSVPTQIPGLTGASASYNGGLAVMEDHTIKQWSNDYYNPVITVKPVSGLSSIQDVLDWNGTLVADAAGAVYTKVRADDSQPQSEVTYTPVAGIDNVADIEIYTEEYSDSMRYRHLFLKKDGTVWRDNGELQEFEPIQNLHDIVQIAENYALQKDGTVWTWPAAFAEKNPPASASAASKFAALTNIQTLKHEQRSTLAIDKQSRLWFWGGTVTGYSDGWTYADHPDPVLITSIRNVKDAFVVEHSLIVQTLDNKVYSTSVARDAMPANPSFVLLASDINNIKNGGRHMIMQKKDGSLWGWGVNKNSELGYGDYEFMHDTPVPVQKPIAVSLNGENVPLTAGVITRNGQNFVPLRSLFDKLGAEIGFDGTSKLATVTRTNPSLPALKISVNAKNGQTTLNGQAVTLENKPFTVNGTLYLPLRFISEKLGATVEWLPKEERISITMK; encoded by the coding sequence ATGAAAAAATGGACACTCTTCTGCATTACTCTTCTGGGGGTAAGCCTCGTTTCCGGCACAGCTGCCTCCGCTGATACAGACACAACATCCGCCTCCAGCATTAAGTCCTTCGGGACAGACTGGCTGACCAAAACCGACGGCAGCTTCTGGATCTGGGATTACAACCAATCTGTCCCCACACAAATTCCCGGGCTGACCGGTGCCAGCGCTTCCTATAACGGCGGCCTGGCTGTAATGGAGGATCACACGATCAAGCAATGGAGTAACGATTATTATAATCCGGTTATAACCGTTAAGCCGGTCAGCGGATTAAGCTCTATCCAGGATGTGCTCGACTGGAATGGCACGCTTGTCGCAGATGCCGCCGGGGCGGTGTATACGAAGGTCAGAGCGGACGATTCTCAGCCTCAAAGTGAAGTAACCTACACCCCGGTGGCAGGCATAGACAATGTGGCGGACATTGAAATATATACGGAGGAATATTCGGATTCAATGAGGTACCGGCATTTGTTTCTGAAAAAAGACGGAACCGTCTGGAGAGACAACGGGGAGCTGCAGGAGTTCGAGCCTATTCAGAACCTGCATGATATTGTGCAAATTGCGGAGAACTATGCCTTGCAAAAAGACGGGACAGTCTGGACCTGGCCTGCCGCCTTTGCAGAAAAGAATCCTCCGGCAAGCGCTTCGGCTGCCTCCAAATTTGCCGCATTAACCAATATCCAAACCCTTAAACACGAGCAGAGGTCCACGCTCGCCATCGACAAGCAGTCCCGCCTGTGGTTCTGGGGCGGTACGGTAACCGGTTATTCAGACGGCTGGACGTATGCGGATCACCCCGATCCCGTTCTTATAACCAGCATCCGGAACGTCAAGGATGCTTTTGTTGTCGAGCATTCGCTAATCGTCCAGACGCTTGACAACAAGGTCTATTCAACATCCGTCGCCCGGGATGCCATGCCGGCAAATCCAAGCTTTGTGCTGCTCGCCTCGGATATTAATAATATCAAGAACGGCGGAAGGCATATGATTATGCAGAAGAAGGATGGCAGCCTATGGGGCTGGGGTGTGAACAAAAATTCGGAGCTTGGATATGGGGATTATGAATTCATGCATGATACCCCTGTCCCTGTGCAGAAACCAATCGCTGTATCTCTGAATGGGGAAAATGTACCCCTTACCGCCGGAGTGATTACCCGGAACGGCCAAAATTTCGTCCCGCTCCGCTCGCTGTTCGACAAGCTTGGGGCCGAAATCGGCTTTGATGGCACAAGCAAGCTGGCGACCGTGACGCGCACCAACCCAAGCCTTCCGGCACTTAAAATCAGTGTCAACGCCAAAAATGGCCAGACCACATTAAATGGCCAGGCCGTAACGCTCGAGAACAAGCCTTTTACCGTAAACGGAACCCTGTACCTGCCGCTGCGCTTCATCAGCGAGAAGCTGGGGGCAACGGTGGAATGGCTGCCGAAGGAAGAGCGGATCTCTATAACCATGAAATAA
- a CDS encoding deoxynucleoside kinase, producing MKHAPFIAVEGPIGAGKTTLATMLAGELQLPVIKEIVEENPFLDKFYQNMDDWSFQLEMFFLCNRYKQLEDTVNQYINKGKPVISDYHIYKNLIFGERTLKGTKREKYREIYHVLTDDLPKPDIILYIRADLDTLLARIAKRGRQFEEDIAPAYLQQLIEDYDAAMASLALTEPSTVIVTIDGNQVDFVENKEDFTRVASQLKELMK from the coding sequence ATGAAACATGCACCTTTTATCGCTGTGGAAGGCCCGATCGGGGCCGGTAAAACCACATTGGCAACCATGCTGGCCGGAGAATTGCAGCTGCCGGTCATTAAAGAAATTGTTGAGGAGAACCCGTTCCTGGACAAGTTCTATCAGAATATGGACGACTGGAGCTTTCAGCTTGAGATGTTTTTTCTGTGCAACCGCTACAAGCAGCTTGAAGATACCGTGAACCAGTACATAAATAAAGGTAAACCGGTGATATCGGATTATCATATTTATAAGAATCTGATCTTTGGCGAGCGTACTCTAAAGGGAACGAAGCGGGAAAAATACCGGGAGATCTATCATGTGCTGACTGATGATCTGCCGAAGCCGGATATTATTCTCTACATCCGTGCAGATCTGGACACCCTGCTGGCACGTATCGCGAAGCGCGGACGCCAATTCGAGGAGGACATCGCCCCCGCCTATTTGCAGCAGTTAATCGAGGATTATGATGCAGCTATGGCTTCACTTGCTCTTACCGAACCGTCCACGGTCATCGTCACCATCGATGGGAATCAGGTTGATTTTGTAGAGAACAAGGAAGACTTCACCAGAGTCGCCTCACAGCTAAAGGAGCTAATGAAATGA
- the nspC gene encoding carboxynorspermidine decarboxylase — MDIDISTLPSPAYLVDERLLKKNLETLNYVQEKTGAKILLAQKGFSMHALYPLVGKYLHGVTSSSLFEARLGYEEMGKEVHVYAPAYMDREFDELLSYTDHIVFNSFDQWARFKNRVQSAPKAISCGIRVNPEYSEIEVPLYDPCYNYSRMGVTLPNFRPEELDGIDGLHFHTMCEQNSDTLERTLKVVEEKFGQYLHGMKWLNFGGGHHITRPDYDLETLIRCILHMKETYNVQIYLEPGEAVALNTGYLVATVLDTMHNGMDIAILDTSAECHMPDVLAMPYRPGIIGAGEPGEYPYTYRLGGMTCLAGDVIGDYSFKEPLKYGDKLVFLDMAHYSMVKNHMFNGVNLPAIASYNDEEGLKVIREFEYQDFSNRLS, encoded by the coding sequence ATAGATATTGACATCAGCACGCTTCCGTCGCCTGCCTATCTGGTTGACGAACGGCTGCTGAAGAAGAACCTGGAAACCTTGAACTATGTGCAGGAGAAGACCGGGGCCAAGATTCTTTTGGCGCAAAAAGGATTTTCGATGCACGCGCTGTATCCGCTGGTCGGCAAATACCTGCACGGAGTGACCTCCAGCTCCTTGTTCGAAGCCAGACTCGGGTATGAAGAAATGGGCAAAGAGGTGCATGTCTATGCACCTGCTTACATGGACCGCGAGTTCGATGAACTGCTCAGCTATACGGATCATATTGTATTCAATTCATTCGACCAATGGGCCCGGTTCAAGAACCGGGTTCAGAGTGCGCCCAAAGCGATCAGCTGCGGCATCCGCGTCAATCCGGAGTACTCCGAGATTGAAGTGCCGCTGTACGATCCTTGCTACAACTACTCCCGCATGGGTGTCACGCTGCCGAATTTCCGGCCGGAAGAGCTGGACGGCATTGACGGCCTGCATTTCCATACCATGTGCGAGCAGAACTCCGACACACTGGAGCGTACGCTCAAGGTGGTTGAGGAGAAGTTCGGACAATATCTGCATGGCATGAAATGGCTTAACTTCGGCGGAGGACATCATATTACCCGTCCGGATTATGACCTGGAGACGCTGATCCGGTGCATTCTCCATATGAAAGAAACCTATAATGTGCAGATCTACCTGGAGCCTGGTGAGGCGGTTGCGCTGAACACCGGGTATCTGGTAGCAACCGTGCTGGACACCATGCACAATGGGATGGATATCGCCATCCTGGACACTTCGGCAGAATGCCATATGCCGGATGTGCTGGCAATGCCATACCGTCCGGGTATTATAGGCGCAGGAGAGCCGGGGGAATACCCGTATACGTATAGACTCGGCGGCATGACCTGCCTGGCGGGCGATGTCATCGGGGATTATTCCTTCAAGGAGCCGCTCAAATACGGCGACAAGCTGGTGTTCCTCGACATGGCGCATTATTCCATGGTCAAGAACCATATGTTCAACGGCGTGAACCTGCCGGCCATCGCTTCGTATAACGATGAAGAGGGCCTTAAGGTGATCCGGGAGTTTGAATATCAGGACTTTAGCAACCGTTTATCTTAA
- a CDS encoding saccharopine dehydrogenase family protein gives MGKALIIGAGGVASVVVHKCCQNPDVFEEICIASRTLAKCEALKDKLAGGQTKISTAQLDADNTDEVIELIKSFQPDVVINVALPYQDLTIMDACLATGVHYVDTANYEPQDTAKFEYSWQWAYKERFEKAGITALLGSGFDPGVTGVFTAYAQKHYFDEIHTIDIVDANAGDHGYPFATNFNPEINIREITANGRYFENGEWIETPPLSEKKVYDLPEIGPKDIYLLYHEELESLAVNIPGVKKIRFWMTFSQNYLTHLKVLENVGMTSIEPIVYEGKEIIPLQFLKAILPDPASLGPRTKGKTNIGCIIQGTKDGQPKTYYVYNVCDHEECYREVGSQAISYTTGVPAMIGAMLIIKGIWKKPGVYNVEEFDPDPFMDALNKHGLPWQEDFSPTLLD, from the coding sequence TTGGGAAAAGCGTTAATTATTGGCGCTGGCGGTGTAGCAAGCGTTGTTGTTCATAAATGCTGCCAGAACCCGGATGTATTTGAAGAGATCTGCATAGCGAGCAGAACCCTCGCGAAATGTGAAGCTCTGAAAGATAAATTGGCCGGAGGCCAGACGAAGATTTCTACGGCGCAGCTTGATGCAGATAACACGGATGAGGTAATCGAACTGATCAAGAGCTTCCAGCCGGATGTCGTGATTAATGTCGCTCTCCCATATCAGGACCTGACCATTATGGATGCCTGCCTGGCAACGGGAGTGCACTATGTCGATACCGCCAACTACGAACCGCAGGATACAGCGAAATTCGAATATTCCTGGCAGTGGGCGTATAAAGAAAGATTCGAAAAGGCCGGAATTACCGCGCTGCTCGGCAGCGGCTTTGACCCGGGCGTAACCGGCGTGTTCACAGCGTATGCGCAAAAGCACTATTTTGACGAAATCCACACCATTGATATTGTTGACGCCAATGCGGGCGACCACGGTTATCCGTTTGCCACCAATTTCAATCCTGAAATCAATATTCGTGAAATCACCGCCAACGGACGTTACTTCGAGAACGGCGAATGGATCGAAACGCCGCCGCTGTCCGAAAAGAAAGTCTACGATCTCCCGGAGATCGGTCCGAAGGATATTTACCTGCTGTACCATGAAGAGCTGGAATCCCTGGCTGTTAACATCCCGGGCGTGAAGAAAATCCGCTTCTGGATGACCTTCTCGCAGAACTACCTGACTCACTTGAAGGTGCTCGAAAATGTAGGCATGACCTCCATCGAGCCGATTGTGTATGAAGGCAAAGAGATTATTCCTTTGCAGTTCCTGAAGGCAATTCTGCCTGACCCGGCTTCTCTCGGACCAAGAACCAAAGGCAAAACCAACATTGGCTGCATTATCCAGGGCACCAAAGACGGCCAGCCAAAAACTTATTACGTATACAATGTCTGCGATCATGAGGAATGCTACAGAGAAGTTGGCTCCCAGGCCATTTCCTACACCACCGGCGTACCTGCAATGATCGGAGCCATGCTCATTATAAAAGGCATCTGGAAGAAACCGGGCGTATATAACGTGGAGGAATTCGATCCGGACCCATTCATGGATGCACTGAACAAACACGGCCTGCCTTGGCAAGAAGATTTCTCGCCAACGCTGCTGGATTAG
- a CDS encoding deoxynucleoside kinase has translation MNAYNIPDNAIITVAGTVGVGKSTLTAALAEQLNFQTSLEQVDHNPYLEKFYHDFERWSFHLQIYFLAERFKEQKKMFELGGGFVQDRSIYEDTGIFAKMHADQGTMSKTDYDTYTSLYEAMVMTPYFPHPDVLIYIEGSLPSILTRINERGREMEIQTDVSYWEHMHGRYSQWIGEFNACPVLRLNIDDYDVNDPASMSEILKQVGAAIGRAPVGK, from the coding sequence ATGAACGCATACAACATTCCGGATAATGCCATTATCACAGTAGCCGGTACGGTGGGTGTCGGTAAATCGACGCTGACTGCCGCCCTGGCGGAACAGCTGAACTTCCAGACTTCGCTGGAGCAGGTGGATCATAACCCGTACCTGGAGAAGTTTTATCATGATTTTGAGCGGTGGAGTTTCCATCTGCAAATCTATTTCCTGGCCGAACGCTTCAAGGAGCAGAAAAAGATGTTTGAGCTGGGCGGCGGCTTTGTGCAGGACCGTTCGATCTATGAGGACACTGGTATTTTTGCCAAAATGCATGCCGATCAGGGGACCATGTCGAAAACCGACTATGACACCTATACCAGCCTGTATGAAGCCATGGTGATGACGCCGTATTTCCCGCATCCCGATGTGCTGATCTATATCGAAGGCAGCCTGCCCTCGATCCTGACCCGCATCAATGAACGCGGACGCGAAATGGAAATCCAGACCGATGTCTCCTACTGGGAACACATGCACGGCCGTTATTCGCAGTGGATTGGTGAATTCAACGCCTGCCCGGTGCTGCGCCTGAACATCGACGATTATGATGTGAATGACCCGGCTTCGATGTCTGAGATTCTTAAGCAGGTGGGCGCGGCTATTGGGCGGGCTCCGGTGGGGAAGTAA